Proteins from a genomic interval of Corynebacterium freiburgense:
- a CDS encoding P1 family peptidase produces MSGVLIDVPGLHLGHTSLGDTGVSVVVVPDGATAAVDVRGGGPGTRETDLLEPHNTVQQVHAIVLSGGSAYGLATADGVMRELESRGIGFPVIGDIIVPIVPAAVIFDLLVGDSNHRPSALDGQSAVCAALDGLPDMSSGSVGAGCGATAGALRGGFGQASMQVGKYVVAAGIVANPVGAVVDTRDGTLWGAPGIAPVDVAAFRALQPLATKLNTTIGVVATNAPITKQQAKRLAMVGHDGLARAIRPAHSPLDGDTLFALSTGAADGVTLDDMVALSTAAAEVVHMAIIDAVTAARSGYGVTSYRDIAMEAPK; encoded by the coding sequence ATGAGTGGTGTTCTTATCGACGTCCCCGGCCTGCACCTTGGGCATACAAGTTTGGGTGATACTGGGGTTTCGGTGGTGGTCGTACCAGATGGTGCGACTGCCGCGGTTGATGTTCGAGGTGGTGGGCCCGGAACTCGGGAAACGGATTTGCTTGAGCCGCATAATACGGTCCAGCAAGTGCATGCAATCGTGCTTTCTGGTGGTTCGGCGTATGGGCTTGCAACAGCCGATGGTGTAATGCGGGAATTGGAGTCTCGCGGTATTGGGTTCCCGGTTATTGGGGATATTATTGTTCCTATTGTTCCGGCCGCTGTGATTTTCGATCTTCTTGTGGGGGATTCGAATCATCGTCCGAGCGCCCTCGATGGACAGTCAGCAGTGTGTGCGGCATTGGATGGTTTGCCAGATATGTCTTCGGGAAGCGTTGGAGCTGGTTGTGGTGCTACAGCTGGCGCACTCCGTGGCGGGTTTGGGCAGGCAAGTATGCAGGTTGGTAAGTATGTGGTTGCCGCAGGTATTGTGGCGAACCCGGTGGGGGCGGTCGTCGATACGCGCGATGGAACATTGTGGGGCGCGCCGGGCATTGCGCCTGTGGACGTTGCGGCGTTTCGGGCGCTACAACCCCTAGCAACCAAACTCAACACCACAATTGGGGTGGTGGCAACGAATGCGCCGATAACAAAGCAGCAGGCGAAACGTTTGGCAATGGTCGGACATGATGGATTGGCGCGCGCGATTCGCCCAGCGCATTCCCCACTGGATGGCGACACCTTATTTGCACTATCCACTGGCGCTGCTGACGGCGTTACCCTCGATGACATGGTCGCACTGTCCACCGCCGCCGCAGAAGTTGTGCACATGGCTATTATCGACGCCGTGACCGCTGCCAGATCCGGCTACGGTGTAACGAGCTACCGAGATATCGCCATGGAGGCACCCAAGTGA
- a CDS encoding S41 family peptidase, which translates to MTKRTTIRVITTISAIFLTAILVIVWLYGPIVGALLFARPVFIVTTPHRYATLAFDYAESQGIYSDTPEFKQVREKAEAELAHVHSIEETHPLIESVLKAAGGKHSGLISPEDNVAATTENSEMPSVTSQGDIVTVRLPSVGRGPVTQEYADTAAEGLAKTMPNACGAIVDLRGNDGGDMGPMIAGISSLLPDGVILTFKGKFTSDVTVSGSSVAGGGSPITARSDRKFNKPVAILTDNETASSAEATLLAFRGLENTKSFGKPTAGYASANVVLDMPDGAALRLTISKDVARTGEEFAEDPIVPDIETDEPEIAAAEWLQQQCG; encoded by the coding sequence ATGACCAAGCGAACAACCATACGAGTAATAACTACTATTTCAGCCATATTCCTTACAGCAATCCTGGTGATCGTGTGGCTTTATGGGCCAATCGTCGGCGCACTTCTTTTTGCGCGTCCAGTATTTATAGTGACCACGCCACACCGCTACGCCACACTAGCTTTCGATTACGCAGAAAGTCAGGGCATTTACTCCGATACACCCGAGTTCAAACAAGTACGCGAAAAAGCTGAAGCAGAATTAGCTCACGTACATTCAATCGAAGAAACCCATCCATTGATTGAATCGGTTCTGAAAGCCGCAGGCGGCAAGCATTCTGGACTCATCTCCCCGGAAGATAACGTCGCCGCCACCACAGAAAACTCCGAAATGCCTAGTGTAACCAGCCAAGGAGACATTGTAACTGTGCGTCTTCCGTCCGTGGGCCGTGGCCCTGTCACGCAAGAATACGCCGACACTGCGGCTGAAGGACTGGCCAAAACCATGCCAAATGCGTGCGGTGCAATTGTGGATCTTCGTGGCAATGATGGCGGCGACATGGGGCCCATGATTGCTGGGATAAGTTCACTGCTTCCTGACGGAGTGATCCTTACATTCAAAGGCAAATTCACCTCTGACGTTACGGTTTCAGGTTCCAGCGTGGCGGGAGGTGGCTCCCCGATCACCGCGAGATCCGATAGAAAGTTCAATAAGCCGGTTGCGATCCTCACAGACAACGAGACTGCGAGCTCTGCCGAGGCTACTCTCCTTGCCTTCCGCGGCTTAGAGAACACAAAAAGTTTCGGAAAACCAACTGCGGGTTATGCCAGTGCAAACGTAGTGTTGGATATGCCTGATGGTGCAGCTCTACGGCTTACTATTTCAAAAGACGTAGCACGCACCGGTGAGGAATTCGCAGAAGACCCTATTGTCCCTGACATCGAAACAGATGAACCAGAAATTGCCGCAGCAGAATGGCTGCAGCAACAATGTGGCTAG
- the murI gene encoding glutamate racemase → MNNAPIGIFDSGVGGLTVARSIVDQLPNESIVYIGDTANAPYGPLPISEVRAHATRIADELVRRGCKLIVIACNTATAAFLHDARERYDVPILGVILPAVRRAIATTRNGKIGVIGTIGTINSGSYQDLFSASPYVEAYAQACPSFVDFVERGITSGRQILGVAQAYVEPLQAAGVDTLVLGCTHYPLLTGVIQLAMGDQVTLVSSAEETAKDVFRVLSEQDMLADPDHKPTRTFESTGDPELFAQLAERFLGPHVTEVSLLEGM, encoded by the coding sequence GTGAATAACGCTCCTATTGGTATTTTCGATTCGGGTGTTGGCGGGCTAACGGTGGCACGCTCGATCGTCGATCAGCTTCCAAATGAGTCAATCGTCTATATTGGCGATACTGCCAACGCCCCATACGGCCCGCTTCCCATTAGTGAAGTGCGTGCCCACGCCACCCGCATTGCCGATGAATTAGTGCGTCGCGGCTGCAAACTCATTGTGATTGCTTGCAATACCGCCACCGCTGCTTTTCTTCATGATGCCCGCGAGCGTTACGACGTCCCGATCCTCGGGGTTATCCTCCCCGCTGTGCGGCGCGCAATCGCCACCACACGCAATGGAAAAATCGGGGTTATAGGTACGATAGGTACTATTAATTCCGGGTCCTACCAGGACCTATTCTCCGCCTCGCCATATGTGGAAGCTTATGCCCAAGCTTGTCCAAGCTTTGTGGATTTTGTGGAACGAGGCATTACTTCCGGACGCCAAATCCTTGGGGTAGCCCAAGCTTATGTGGAGCCCCTGCAGGCCGCGGGCGTCGATACGCTTGTTTTAGGGTGTACACACTACCCCCTCCTTACGGGGGTGATACAGCTCGCGATGGGCGACCAAGTAACCCTTGTCTCCAGCGCCGAAGAAACCGCAAAAGACGTTTTCCGGGTACTGAGCGAACAAGATATGCTTGCAGACCCCGACCATAAACCCACTAGAACCTTTGAATCCACGGGTGACCCTGAGCTTTTTGCCCAGCTTGCTGAACGCTTCCTAGGCCCACATGTGACGGAGGTTAGTTTATTGGAAGGGATGTAA
- the rph gene encoding ribonuclease PH produces MTLFTRADGRALDEMRPVKITRGFTTNPAGSVLVEFGNTRVMCTASVEERIPRFKVGSGEGWLTAEYSMLPAATHERMPRESMKGKVKGRTHEISRLIGRSLRAAIDLSQLGENTIAIDCDVLQADGGTRTAAITGAYVALADAVAELKRRGVVTGNPLLPPVAAVSVGIIDGHVCLDLPYEEDSRAEVDMNVIMTDSGDFVEVQGTGEHDTFSRAQLNALLDAAEKGCRELINAQKAALEN; encoded by the coding sequence ATGACTCTTTTTACTCGTGCAGATGGCCGCGCCCTCGACGAAATGCGCCCGGTAAAGATTACCCGTGGTTTTACAACAAACCCTGCGGGTAGTGTCCTCGTGGAATTTGGGAACACACGTGTGATGTGTACGGCAAGTGTTGAGGAGCGAATTCCGCGTTTTAAAGTAGGCTCTGGCGAGGGGTGGCTCACGGCAGAGTATTCGATGTTGCCTGCTGCGACGCACGAGCGTATGCCGCGGGAATCTATGAAAGGGAAGGTAAAGGGACGCACTCATGAAATTTCCCGGCTGATTGGTCGGTCCCTGCGGGCGGCCATCGACCTTTCCCAGCTCGGCGAGAACACAATTGCGATTGACTGCGATGTTTTGCAGGCTGACGGTGGTACTCGAACTGCCGCCATTACCGGCGCGTATGTGGCGCTCGCCGACGCGGTGGCGGAGCTGAAGCGCAGGGGCGTCGTCACTGGAAACCCCCTATTGCCGCCGGTTGCCGCAGTTTCGGTCGGCATTATTGATGGACATGTTTGCCTCGACTTGCCGTACGAGGAAGATTCCCGCGCTGAGGTTGATATGAACGTAATTATGACCGATTCCGGCGACTTTGTAGAGGTCCAGGGCACCGGCGAACACGACACCTTCAGTCGCGCCCAACTCAACGCGCTTCTCGACGCCGCGGAAAAAGGCTGCCGCGAACTCATCAACGCCCAAAAAGCAGCACTGGAGAACTAA
- a CDS encoding DUF2017 domain-containing protein: MANWRKKKGLMRAAKYIATFDPMEREVLGEYAAIVAEALIDRCRSAPKDDLAELTGMPSGHREAPRDPSLARLLPDFEREGDEEYEGDNALLRSLHENDICRAKLENLQVISHALGPDGGVQVQANEQEARAWLYGLNDIRLFIASGELRGGEAVEQDRQNILEWLAYNEESLLNAMMGP, from the coding sequence ATGGCTAATTGGCGGAAAAAGAAAGGCCTAATGCGGGCCGCAAAGTATATTGCCACGTTTGATCCTATGGAGCGCGAGGTCCTTGGCGAGTATGCGGCGATTGTGGCTGAGGCTTTGATTGATCGCTGTCGGAGCGCTCCTAAGGATGATTTGGCGGAATTAACAGGGATGCCGAGCGGGCATCGGGAGGCGCCGAGGGATCCTTCACTTGCGCGCCTTTTGCCGGATTTCGAACGTGAGGGTGATGAGGAATACGAGGGGGATAATGCTCTCCTACGTTCCCTGCATGAAAACGATATTTGCCGCGCAAAGCTAGAGAATCTGCAGGTAATTTCGCATGCCTTGGGCCCTGATGGTGGGGTTCAGGTGCAGGCGAATGAGCAAGAGGCTCGTGCATGGTTGTATGGGCTTAATGACATTCGATTGTTTATTGCCAGCGGTGAGTTGCGCGGTGGTGAGGCAGTGGAGCAGGACCGACAGAATATTTTGGAATGGCTCGCTTACAATGAGGAGTCGTTACTCAATGCCATGATGGGGCCGTAG
- a CDS encoding DUF1772 domain-containing protein: protein MYLWYLFCIWLTGFTACAEFGSFAFVHPVIKKLPPKYRIEVEQGLVKTFGSFMPFAMTASMAVSIMFAIQVLYEQRLVSSLAIAAAICFTLAIIFTVIFNVPRNYSVVKWDSEQPPENWERQRTIWEVFQGVRATLQLFGFVLFSAAVFLMAGMY, encoded by the coding sequence ATGTATCTATGGTATTTATTTTGTATCTGGTTAACGGGGTTTACGGCATGTGCGGAATTTGGATCTTTTGCATTCGTGCATCCGGTAATTAAAAAATTGCCTCCAAAGTATCGCATTGAAGTCGAGCAAGGTTTGGTAAAAACTTTCGGTAGTTTTATGCCTTTTGCTATGACAGCAAGTATGGCGGTATCGATAATGTTTGCTATTCAGGTTTTGTACGAACAAAGATTGGTAAGTTCGCTGGCAATCGCCGCCGCTATTTGTTTTACGCTAGCTATTATTTTTACAGTAATATTTAATGTTCCGAGGAATTATTCTGTAGTGAAATGGGATAGTGAACAGCCTCCAGAAAACTGGGAGCGGCAACGCACCATTTGGGAGGTATTTCAGGGAGTGCGCGCCACACTGCAGTTGTTTGGATTTGTGCTTTTTTCTGCTGCTGTATTCCTTATGGCTGGAATGTACTAA
- a CDS encoding S41 family peptidase has product MKLPLLLLAGLGATHFYGPTLGARLFNHPLFVVPPSPRRYCELAIYLGQHFGIHSNSQAALKATIVAKAKMQQVSTFKEAHAISDAALKAYGGLRSGVIKTNVESSIENTAHVTRNDDTVVVELAGFGPLGQANLVSKAIVRELSEGARSVILDLRNTHGGDLTNMLAAVSPLLPDGVTFSYRNRENHLFPVSIVDGIIRDTEGSASIDVKQKFNVPVAILICENTCDTGEAIALAFHGQPNVRMFGSPTSGQTCANLDFPMPDNTSLKITINAIITRNGVEFCGEPIEPDEDFDNPLDAALTWVNSMQ; this is encoded by the coding sequence ATGAAACTCCCACTTTTGTTGCTTGCTGGGCTTGGGGCAACGCACTTCTACGGCCCCACGCTCGGCGCACGCCTGTTCAATCATCCCCTGTTTGTAGTCCCTCCAAGCCCTCGTCGATATTGCGAACTGGCAATCTATTTAGGCCAACACTTTGGAATTCATTCGAATTCACAGGCGGCACTAAAAGCCACGATTGTGGCGAAAGCGAAGATGCAACAAGTATCCACATTTAAAGAAGCACATGCGATTTCCGACGCCGCGCTCAAAGCTTACGGTGGCTTGCGCTCAGGAGTAATTAAAACCAATGTCGAATCCAGTATTGAGAATACCGCTCATGTAACACGCAACGATGACACCGTGGTAGTAGAGCTTGCTGGCTTCGGCCCTCTCGGCCAAGCGAATTTAGTTTCTAAAGCAATTGTGCGTGAGCTTTCTGAAGGAGCACGATCCGTAATCCTCGACTTACGCAACACCCACGGTGGTGACCTAACCAATATGCTTGCGGCGGTGAGCCCCCTCCTCCCAGATGGCGTTACGTTTTCTTACCGGAATCGTGAAAATCACCTGTTTCCCGTATCCATTGTGGATGGCATCATTAGAGACACTGAAGGCAGCGCCAGCATCGATGTAAAACAAAAATTCAACGTACCGGTAGCGATACTTATCTGCGAAAATACTTGCGATACTGGCGAAGCAATCGCGTTAGCCTTCCACGGTCAACCCAACGTACGGATGTTTGGCTCTCCTACCTCAGGCCAGACTTGCGCGAATCTTGATTTCCCGATGCCAGACAACACCAGCCTTAAGATCACCATCAACGCCATAATTACCCGCAATGGCGTGGAGTTCTGTGGCGAACCAATCGAACCCGATGAGGATTTCGATAACCCGCTTGACGCAGCACTTACTTGGGTGAACAGCATGCAGTAG
- a CDS encoding ABC transporter ATP-binding protein produces the protein MLQVDAVAREGLLAPITLTVSAGDRLVVSGPSGSGKTLLLRSIAELDPHSGSLLLDDRPSRTYGIPAWRAQVMYIPQRLAFPPGNVREALQCSFKLTAHQTQTYSEQQALDLLQILGRTSELLNRKTNHLSGGEAQSVALVRALLLSPRIILADEITSALDPELAHLVERFLIGWTAQPNHALIWVGHNSEENQHIATSTLTLGTR, from the coding sequence ATGCTGCAGGTCGATGCTGTCGCCCGCGAAGGACTTCTCGCGCCGATCACCCTTACCGTGTCCGCAGGAGATCGCCTTGTGGTTTCCGGCCCCTCTGGCTCTGGCAAAACACTGCTATTGCGCAGTATTGCCGAGCTCGACCCCCACTCCGGTTCCCTGCTTCTTGACGACCGCCCCTCCCGCACGTATGGCATTCCAGCTTGGCGAGCACAAGTAATGTACATCCCTCAACGGCTAGCCTTTCCGCCGGGTAACGTTCGGGAAGCACTTCAATGCTCATTCAAACTGACAGCGCACCAAACACAAACATATTCGGAACAGCAAGCTTTGGATCTACTTCAGATACTTGGTCGAACTTCTGAATTATTGAACCGAAAAACCAACCACCTCTCCGGTGGCGAAGCCCAAAGCGTTGCATTGGTACGGGCACTACTACTATCCCCTCGAATCATCCTTGCAGACGAAATCACCTCCGCCCTCGATCCAGAATTAGCACACCTTGTAGAGCGATTCCTTATTGGCTGGACAGCCCAGCCCAACCACGCTCTTATTTGGGTTGGGCATAATTCCGAAGAAAACCAGCACATTGCCACATCAACACTGACTCTGGGGACTCGATGA
- a CDS encoding ABC transporter permease: MLISLGFSAVLRLGLGRQIFIATIRMTAQLLLVGLILSWVFSLSSLWAVIGIGLLMTILAAHAAASRSARTYTQILLDSFVSVFGSAYLLTGIALAGILQPDPWFNPQYSIPILGMVLGNALTGVSLAIDRYTSSLESQRDLIENNLALGATRWEATHAMFRDAMRAGMIPTLNSMTVMGIISLPGMMTGQILGGADPSTAVRYQILIMFIIAASTTIASVWILTLAFLRLFDNAHRLRIERLETRK, from the coding sequence ATGCTAATTTCCCTAGGATTTTCCGCTGTTTTACGCCTGGGGCTAGGCCGCCAAATTTTCATAGCCACTATAAGAATGACCGCGCAGCTCCTCCTAGTAGGACTTATTCTAAGCTGGGTTTTTTCACTTTCTTCATTATGGGCGGTTATTGGCATTGGCCTCCTTATGACGATTCTGGCAGCACACGCTGCAGCGAGCCGCTCTGCTCGAACATACACCCAAATTCTGCTAGATAGCTTCGTGTCAGTTTTCGGCTCCGCATACCTTCTCACCGGAATTGCACTGGCTGGAATACTCCAGCCCGACCCTTGGTTTAACCCCCAATACTCCATCCCGATCTTAGGAATGGTGTTGGGAAATGCACTCACCGGAGTATCTTTGGCAATCGATCGTTACACCAGTTCATTAGAATCACAGCGGGACCTGATTGAAAATAACTTGGCGCTCGGCGCAACCCGTTGGGAAGCAACGCACGCTATGTTTCGCGACGCCATGCGGGCTGGCATGATCCCGACCCTTAACAGTATGACGGTTATGGGCATTATCTCCCTACCCGGCATGATGACCGGCCAAATCCTTGGAGGCGCAGATCCCTCCACTGCGGTTCGCTACCAAATTCTCATTATGTTTATTATCGCGGCCAGTACCACCATTGCCAGTGTCTGGATACTCACCTTGGCATTCCTCCGCCTGTTCGACAACGCCCATAGGCTACGTATTGAAAGACTGGAAACCCGAAAATAA
- a CDS encoding helix-turn-helix domain-containing protein, which translates to MSEVHCHLDKLLEEQNLTLAALAEKVGVTVVNLSILKNNRAKAVRFSTLVALCEALNCQPGDLFTVK; encoded by the coding sequence ATGAGCGAAGTACACTGCCACCTGGACAAACTGCTTGAAGAACAGAACCTCACCCTCGCAGCCCTTGCCGAAAAAGTGGGTGTCACGGTGGTCAACCTTTCAATCCTCAAAAACAACCGTGCGAAAGCAGTGAGATTCTCCACGCTCGTAGCATTGTGCGAGGCTCTTAACTGCCAACCGGGCGACCTATTCACCGTCAAGTAA
- a CDS encoding DUF3817 domain-containing protein, whose amino-acid sequence MTINPDRARRVSQALKLFSASAWITGIWLLILCARMFLHYILHIEMPTWTNIIGQLHGLFYMVYLVATLNLGTKARWEPMKWVTTALAGTVPFLSFVVEARRRKEVAAAYDL is encoded by the coding sequence GTGACTATCAATCCGGACCGTGCACGACGAGTCTCCCAAGCACTCAAACTATTTTCCGCCTCTGCTTGGATTACCGGCATCTGGCTTCTTATTCTTTGCGCACGCATGTTCCTGCACTACATTCTGCATATTGAAATGCCCACATGGACAAATATTATCGGCCAACTCCATGGTTTGTTCTATATGGTCTACCTGGTGGCAACCCTCAATCTTGGAACAAAAGCGCGGTGGGAGCCAATGAAGTGGGTCACCACCGCGCTTGCGGGAACAGTGCCGTTTTTATCATTCGTGGTGGAGGCACGGCGCCGTAAAGAAGTAGCGGCAGCCTACGACCTTTAA
- a CDS encoding MBL fold metallo-hydrolase — MKLTILGCSGSLSAPGNPASGYLISVDNAPSVIMDIGPGVLAALQETQNPSDAHVVFSHLHPDHCLDFPSLMVWRRYHPTQGATQRHLCIGPVETPERMGRLSGDAPGEIDDMSDTFAFTQWVPRQSEIIDRLRITPYAAVHSIESYALRVVEPHTGAVLAYSGDSAYTDELIECAAAADLFVCEATWGRTSEGKPANIHMSGADAGRIAQTAGVRELVLVHIPPWGDPQGALAAAQAEFDGKITLGQPGMEFEFLR, encoded by the coding sequence ATGAAGTTGACCATTTTAGGGTGTAGCGGCAGTCTTAGTGCCCCCGGTAACCCAGCCTCTGGATACCTAATCTCAGTGGACAACGCCCCGTCAGTCATTATGGACATTGGTCCCGGAGTGCTTGCAGCACTCCAAGAAACCCAAAACCCTTCTGACGCCCACGTTGTATTTAGCCACCTTCATCCAGACCATTGCCTAGATTTTCCATCGCTTATGGTCTGGCGGCGATACCATCCCACACAGGGCGCAACCCAACGGCATTTGTGTATCGGACCAGTAGAAACCCCAGAACGGATGGGCAGACTATCCGGCGATGCTCCCGGTGAAATCGACGATATGTCCGATACCTTTGCTTTTACGCAATGGGTGCCGCGTCAATCCGAAATTATTGATCGCCTCCGAATCACCCCATATGCCGCAGTCCACTCCATCGAATCCTATGCACTGCGAGTAGTAGAGCCCCACACCGGGGCAGTCCTTGCATACTCCGGGGACTCCGCGTACACCGATGAACTTATCGAATGCGCCGCTGCCGCAGATTTGTTTGTCTGCGAAGCCACCTGGGGCCGCACAAGTGAAGGCAAACCAGCCAATATCCATATGTCTGGAGCTGATGCGGGACGAATCGCCCAAACAGCTGGCGTCCGTGAACTCGTACTCGTTCACATCCCACCATGGGGAGACCCACAAGGCGCCCTTGCCGCAGCCCAAGCCGAATTCGACGGAAAAATAACGTTAGGCCAACCTGGTATGGAATTCGAGTTCCTCCGATAA
- a CDS encoding rhomboid family intramembrane serine protease yields MTSVPEAHTSINQGKQRFGVAFRLAIGYVVAIWSVFFLDTATGGWMKFYGIHPLDITSLTGIVTSPLLHANLTHIMGNTMPGVVFVFLIGLSGRRVFWEVTSITAVIGGMGTWLLGGIGTNHIGASGLIYGWFSYLVIRGIANRNFMQILLGIILATAYSYYIWGVIPGTPGISWQGHLFGGIGGALAGWFITSDDTKPKAQLQA; encoded by the coding sequence GTGACATCTGTTCCAGAAGCCCACACCTCAATCAACCAAGGGAAACAGCGATTCGGCGTCGCTTTTCGCCTTGCCATTGGTTATGTTGTGGCAATCTGGTCCGTATTTTTTCTGGACACCGCAACCGGCGGCTGGATGAAATTCTATGGCATTCACCCGCTGGATATCACGTCCCTAACCGGAATCGTCACAAGCCCACTGCTCCACGCAAATTTGACCCATATTATGGGCAATACCATGCCTGGAGTTGTATTTGTCTTTCTTATTGGGCTTTCCGGAAGACGAGTGTTTTGGGAAGTCACAAGCATTACCGCCGTTATTGGCGGCATGGGCACCTGGCTGCTTGGTGGGATAGGCACAAACCATATTGGTGCCTCTGGGCTTATCTATGGCTGGTTTAGCTACCTAGTAATCCGCGGCATAGCAAACCGAAACTTTATGCAAATACTCCTCGGCATTATCTTGGCAACCGCATACTCCTACTACATTTGGGGCGTAATCCCGGGAACACCAGGAATCAGCTGGCAAGGACATCTTTTTGGAGGCATCGGTGGGGCTCTAGCAGGATGGTTTATTACCTCCGATGACACCAAACCTAAAGCCCAATTACAGGCCTAG
- the clpS gene encoding ATP-dependent Clp protease adapter ClpS: MSTPSAPMAMPELDEQIEVDVATSENLPWMCIVWDDPVNLMSYVAYVFHTVLGYDKKRAHELMMQVHTEGKAAVSSGERDKVEADVKKLQVAGLWATMQQAG; the protein is encoded by the coding sequence ATGAGTACCCCGTCCGCCCCAATGGCGATGCCGGAGCTTGATGAGCAGATCGAAGTCGATGTTGCTACAAGCGAAAACCTGCCTTGGATGTGCATCGTTTGGGATGATCCCGTGAATTTAATGAGCTATGTCGCTTATGTTTTCCATACCGTTTTAGGATATGACAAGAAACGTGCCCATGAATTAATGATGCAGGTCCACACTGAGGGGAAAGCAGCAGTCAGTTCTGGGGAGCGTGACAAAGTGGAAGCAGACGTAAAAAAGCTGCAGGTCGCTGGTCTTTGGGCCACTATGCAACAGGCCGGATAG
- the rdgB gene encoding RdgB/HAM1 family non-canonical purine NTP pyrophosphatase, translating to MLLHVASHNPKKLKELRRVLDAAGVKGIELVSSGDLLGYPEPEENGRTFADNALIKARAGAKETGVTTIADDSGLTVEELNGMPGVLSARWSGSHGDDEANNTLLLGQMQSVPHGRRNAAFVSVCAIVTPDGQEFIEKGVWNGRLVRTPVGTNGFGYDPLFIPAEEDQRVSGTEERPRTSAELTAEEKDALSHRGKALGLLVPVLERLAAEAEARGEGVGPEHNGALSVE from the coding sequence ATGTTGCTTCATGTAGCGTCTCATAACCCGAAAAAACTCAAAGAACTCCGCCGTGTACTCGATGCCGCAGGTGTCAAAGGCATCGAACTGGTGTCTTCTGGTGACCTGCTCGGCTATCCAGAACCAGAAGAAAACGGACGCACGTTCGCCGATAATGCCCTCATAAAAGCGCGCGCCGGGGCAAAAGAAACCGGAGTGACCACCATTGCTGACGACTCCGGACTCACAGTCGAAGAACTCAACGGTATGCCCGGCGTCCTATCTGCACGCTGGTCTGGCAGCCACGGTGATGATGAAGCCAATAATACGCTTCTACTAGGGCAAATGCAATCCGTTCCACATGGGCGCCGCAATGCAGCATTCGTATCCGTATGTGCAATAGTCACGCCTGACGGCCAAGAATTCATAGAAAAAGGCGTCTGGAACGGTCGCCTTGTGCGCACCCCAGTAGGCACCAATGGGTTCGGCTACGATCCCCTTTTTATCCCCGCCGAAGAAGACCAACGAGTCTCCGGAACGGAAGAACGCCCTCGCACATCAGCCGAACTTACAGCCGAAGAAAAAGACGCGCTCTCGCACCGTGGAAAAGCTCTCGGGTTACTTGTTCCCGTGCTGGAACGCCTAGCAGCTGAAGCCGAGGCACGTGGTGAAGGCGTAGGGCCTGAACACAATGGAGCTCTGTCGGTGGAATAG